In Paeniglutamicibacter kerguelensis, one genomic interval encodes:
- a CDS encoding DNA alkylation repair protein yields the protein MENNEEGVSMADNTTINPASSVAEIQTALESLHDPRILAVNEKHGNDHAVNLTKLRGLAKQIKTNQELAIGLWNTGDSDARLLSLLICKPKAFGLEELDAMLREAVVPKVQEWLVSYVVKKSPHCEALRLRWFDDLDPVVASAGWELTVTQVSKNPGLLDLPQLLETIESDMKNAPDRLQWAMNHTLAEIGISHVEHRERALAIGEKLQVLADYPTPPGCTSPFAPIWINYMVGRQA from the coding sequence ATGGAAAACAACGAGGAAGGCGTGAGCATGGCCGACAACACGACGATCAATCCCGCAAGCAGCGTGGCGGAGATCCAGACAGCACTGGAAAGCCTGCATGACCCGCGGATCCTTGCGGTGAACGAAAAGCATGGCAATGACCATGCGGTAAACCTGACCAAGCTTCGCGGGCTGGCCAAGCAGATCAAGACCAACCAGGAACTGGCCATCGGTTTGTGGAACACCGGAGACTCGGACGCCCGCTTGCTCTCCTTGTTGATCTGCAAGCCCAAGGCGTTTGGACTTGAAGAGCTCGATGCCATGTTGCGCGAGGCAGTGGTTCCGAAGGTCCAGGAGTGGCTGGTCAGTTATGTCGTCAAGAAGAGCCCGCATTGCGAGGCGTTGCGGCTGCGATGGTTCGACGACCTGGACCCCGTCGTCGCCAGCGCCGGCTGGGAACTCACGGTAACGCAGGTCTCCAAGAATCCCGGGCTGCTGGACTTGCCCCAGCTTCTGGAAACCATCGAATCCGACATGAAAAATGCCCCTGATCGCCTGCAGTGGGCCATGAACCACACCCTGGCGGAGATCGGCATTTCGCACGTGGAGCATCGTGAACGTGCCCTGGCCATCGGCGAGAAATTGCAGGTGCTGGCCGACTACCCGACGCCCCCGGGGTGCACCTCCCCGTTCGCGCCGATCTGGATCAACTACATGGTCGGCCGCCAGGCATAG
- a CDS encoding SGNH/GDSL hydrolase family protein, with the protein MGNVNPEPAGVHLTQSLEQHPWHRYVALGDSFTVGYGDPDPLSPGGYRGWADYVARELSRGQADFSYANLAIRGVKVRQVVEKQLAQAINLTPDLVTFQAGGNDLIRLDADPDKLAAAVEPAIEALCATGATVLIFVGPDSGPRTVLGHVRSKIALFNESLRAIATRNDAKVADLWALRDLSDPRTWDRDRLHLSPIGHQKVAALVLDSLNVPHSFEPFEFDPLPAQTWRQTKAGDLIWTKEYLVPWVLRGFTRHISVADPPAKRPSPGPVHGYGSA; encoded by the coding sequence ATGGGAAACGTCAATCCCGAACCCGCAGGAGTCCACCTGACCCAGTCCCTTGAGCAACACCCCTGGCACCGCTACGTGGCGTTGGGCGATTCCTTCACGGTGGGATACGGCGATCCCGACCCGCTGAGTCCGGGCGGCTACCGCGGATGGGCGGACTACGTTGCCAGGGAACTCAGCCGCGGACAAGCCGACTTCTCCTATGCCAACCTGGCCATCCGTGGAGTCAAGGTCCGCCAGGTGGTTGAAAAGCAGCTGGCCCAGGCGATAAACCTCACCCCCGACTTGGTGACTTTTCAGGCTGGCGGGAACGACCTCATACGCCTAGACGCCGACCCCGACAAGCTTGCCGCGGCGGTCGAACCTGCCATAGAAGCATTATGCGCAACGGGGGCCACGGTGTTGATTTTTGTCGGCCCGGATTCCGGACCTCGCACCGTCTTGGGCCACGTCCGATCCAAGATCGCCCTTTTCAACGAGAGCCTCCGGGCCATCGCCACACGCAATGACGCAAAGGTGGCAGACTTGTGGGCGCTGAGGGATCTGTCCGATCCCCGCACGTGGGACCGGGACCGCCTGCATCTCTCCCCCATCGGACACCAAAAAGTTGCCGCGCTGGTCCTTGACAGCCTTAACGTTCCGCACTCCTTCGAGCCCTTCGAGTTCGATCCCCTACCGGCCCAAACCTGGCGCCAGACCAAGGCCGGGGACCTCATCTGGACCAAGGAATACCTCGTTCCGTGGGTGTTGCGCGGATTCACCAGACACATATCCGTTGCGGATCCCCCCGCCAAACGCCCATCCCCGGGACCTGTCCACGGCTACGGGTCGGCCTAG
- a CDS encoding amino acid permease has translation MSSGIFRTKSIEQTMQDTEKPEHQLKKNLGALDLIVFGVGVSVGAGIFVLTGQAAASNAGPAIALSFLIAGLGCGLAALCYAELASSVPAAGSAYTYTYATMGELLAWIIGWDLILEFTVGAAALATSFSQYLGVILEGTPFAIPPAIATVEEGYLNLPAGLLVIGLTIVLISGVKLTSRINQVVTGIKVLVVLTVIIVGAFFVNVANWSPFIPPAEAAPESAGGALHLPLVQTLFGLEPSVYGVGGVFAAAAMVFFAFIGFDVVATTAEETRNPQRNLPIGIFGSLAIVTLLYMAVSLVITGMQNYQDIDPEDGAPLAAAFVSVGLPIMAKLIAIGACIGLIVVCMILFLGQTRVGFAMARDHLLPAALAKTHPRFGTPYRFTIIAGIPITILATFVPLSTLAELVNIGTLAAFILVSIGVIVLRKSRPDLKRSFRVPWVPVLPIASALICFYLMLYLSLETWIRFVIWLALGFLVYFTYSRKHSRLNTMEEKR, from the coding sequence ATGTCATCGGGAATTTTTCGGACGAAAAGCATCGAGCAGACGATGCAAGACACCGAGAAACCAGAGCACCAGCTCAAGAAAAACCTTGGTGCATTGGATCTCATCGTTTTCGGCGTAGGGGTCAGCGTTGGAGCCGGTATCTTCGTCCTCACCGGCCAGGCTGCCGCATCGAATGCCGGGCCCGCCATCGCGTTGTCCTTCCTCATTGCCGGACTCGGCTGCGGATTGGCCGCCCTCTGCTATGCCGAGCTTGCCTCGAGCGTTCCGGCCGCCGGCAGCGCCTATACCTACACCTACGCCACCATGGGTGAACTGCTCGCGTGGATCATCGGGTGGGACCTGATCCTGGAGTTCACCGTCGGCGCCGCGGCACTTGCCACATCCTTCAGCCAGTATCTTGGCGTTATCCTCGAGGGAACTCCTTTTGCCATCCCCCCAGCGATTGCGACGGTGGAAGAAGGCTATCTCAACCTGCCCGCAGGCCTGCTGGTGATAGGCCTGACGATCGTGCTGATATCCGGGGTGAAGCTCACCAGCCGCATTAACCAAGTGGTCACTGGAATCAAGGTGCTTGTGGTGCTTACCGTCATCATTGTCGGAGCATTCTTTGTCAACGTCGCAAATTGGTCACCGTTCATTCCCCCCGCCGAGGCGGCTCCCGAATCCGCGGGCGGTGCCCTGCACCTACCGCTGGTCCAGACCCTGTTCGGGCTGGAACCGAGCGTCTACGGCGTCGGTGGAGTCTTCGCCGCGGCAGCAATGGTCTTCTTCGCCTTCATTGGCTTCGACGTGGTGGCCACCACGGCCGAAGAGACCCGAAACCCACAAAGAAACTTGCCGATCGGCATCTTCGGTTCGCTGGCAATTGTCACCCTGCTCTACATGGCGGTGTCGTTGGTCATCACCGGAATGCAGAATTATCAGGACATTGATCCCGAGGACGGTGCCCCGCTGGCCGCGGCCTTCGTGAGCGTGGGCCTGCCGATCATGGCAAAACTCATCGCCATCGGTGCCTGCATCGGGCTGATCGTGGTGTGCATGATCCTGTTCCTCGGCCAAACGCGCGTGGGCTTCGCCATGGCCCGCGATCACCTGTTGCCCGCGGCGCTGGCCAAGACCCATCCGCGCTTCGGAACGCCCTACAGGTTCACCATCATTGCGGGCATCCCGATCACGATCCTCGCGACTTTCGTTCCGCTGTCGACACTGGCGGAGCTGGTCAACATCGGCACCTTGGCCGCCTTCATCCTGGTGTCCATTGGCGTCATCGTCCTGCGCAAGTCCAGACCGGACCTGAAGCGGTCGTTCAGGGTGCCATGGGTGCCTGTACTCCCGATCGCCTCGGCACTCATCTGCTTCTACCTGATGCTGTATCTGTCGCTCGAGACCTGGATCCGGTTCGTCATTTGGCTGGCCCTCGGGTTCCTTGTGTACTTCACCTACTCCCGGAAGCACAGCAGGCTCAACACCATGGAGGAGAAGCGATAG
- a CDS encoding HsmA family protein → MLMPAIILITSALVFYTIGVWAEHLQKVLKWWHAGLFALGLICDASGTYLMSQIAASGEVQAVGVGAGLNTIMAVTGAAALLLMVLHLVWAIIVLLRNRDAEKKSFHKFSLIVWGIWLIPYFTGAIGANMG, encoded by the coding sequence ATGCTTATGCCTGCGATCATTCTCATCACATCCGCCCTGGTCTTCTACACGATTGGCGTGTGGGCGGAACACCTCCAAAAAGTTCTGAAGTGGTGGCACGCGGGGTTGTTTGCCTTGGGACTCATCTGCGACGCCAGCGGAACTTACCTGATGTCCCAAATCGCGGCATCCGGCGAAGTCCAGGCCGTTGGGGTCGGTGCGGGACTCAATACCATCATGGCCGTCACCGGAGCCGCGGCGTTGCTACTTATGGTGCTTCACCTGGTGTGGGCCATCATTGTTCTGCTGCGTAATCGCGACGCCGAAAAGAAGAGCTTCCACAAGTTTTCCCTTATTGTCTGGGGCATCTGGCTGATCCCGTATTTCACAGGTGCCATCGGCGCCAACATGGGATAA
- a CDS encoding chloride channel protein, with amino-acid sequence MSEPAASPPSIDPVAVIRSKPYIAALVLAAVLGVPISVIAYGFLALVAALQRFVFVELPGQVLGGPAPAWWPVPWLVLCGLLTALTIRYLPGTGGHSPAFGFKMGGGPPSGRELVGIVLAALTTLSLGAVLGPEGPLVAIGGGLGALAVHLVKKDAPPMAPTIMASAGSFAAVSTLLGSPVLGAFLIMEAAGIGGMTLSLVALPGLLASGVGALVFVGLDGWTGLGSFSLALPVVPPAVPPTLAALGWAVVMGAVGALLGWLIRWVALSLRPVVHLNRVLVTSALGLLIGLTAMAYQLISGQSFTQVLFSGQDELPELVEQAADYSLAVLVLLIACKTLVYGLSLSAFRGGPVFPAMFIGAALGIAASGLPGMDLASGIGMGMGAMCAAMLRLPLTSTLLATLLLGVDGVAVTPQVVVAVAVAFVITTVLPVPGPRASVAPDDVGSVQHWAPSRADHATEISKVSRSTIQGRWIAWLFIIGSSLFALGAVPLYAEAVGLRLGAATFFVGSLFFTSAAFLQYRGAVEALPAVGATRRHSFWVWAPHNLGWLAAAVQLAGTLWFNWSTANALQLNLSAELAEQRVWRPDALGSIAFLIASGVALRDAGRAIAGRRWHRTWKIAVINVAGSVAFGISAVAAFVIPSSGDVWNAELSNLGTFVGALCFLTGAILMLRPESTDAPVPADRGTHP; translated from the coding sequence ATGAGCGAGCCTGCCGCGTCGCCGCCCAGTATCGATCCGGTCGCCGTAATTCGTTCCAAGCCTTACATCGCTGCGCTCGTGCTGGCAGCGGTTTTGGGGGTTCCCATCTCGGTCATTGCGTATGGTTTTCTCGCTTTGGTCGCGGCACTCCAGCGGTTCGTCTTCGTCGAGCTGCCGGGTCAAGTCCTCGGAGGTCCCGCTCCTGCATGGTGGCCGGTTCCGTGGTTGGTGCTGTGTGGGCTGTTGACGGCGTTGACCATCCGCTACCTGCCGGGAACCGGGGGCCACTCACCCGCTTTCGGATTCAAGATGGGCGGCGGTCCGCCCAGCGGTCGGGAACTCGTGGGCATCGTTCTCGCGGCGCTGACCACGCTCAGCCTGGGTGCGGTGCTCGGACCGGAGGGTCCGCTGGTCGCGATCGGTGGCGGCCTCGGGGCGTTGGCGGTGCACCTGGTGAAGAAGGACGCTCCGCCGATGGCCCCGACAATCATGGCGTCGGCTGGCAGCTTCGCAGCGGTCAGTACCCTGCTCGGGTCTCCCGTGCTCGGTGCATTCCTGATCATGGAGGCCGCCGGGATCGGGGGAATGACGCTAAGTCTGGTGGCCCTGCCCGGACTGCTCGCTTCTGGCGTCGGGGCACTGGTGTTCGTCGGCTTGGACGGCTGGACCGGGTTGGGCAGCTTCTCGCTGGCGCTGCCCGTGGTGCCTCCTGCGGTGCCGCCGACGCTGGCGGCTTTGGGCTGGGCGGTGGTCATGGGCGCGGTCGGCGCGCTGTTGGGATGGCTGATCCGCTGGGTCGCGCTGTCTCTTCGTCCTGTCGTGCATCTGAACCGGGTGTTGGTGACGTCTGCGCTGGGCTTACTGATCGGCCTTACTGCGATGGCGTACCAGTTGATCTCCGGGCAAAGCTTCACGCAGGTGTTGTTCTCGGGGCAGGACGAACTTCCGGAGCTGGTCGAACAGGCCGCCGACTACTCGCTTGCCGTGCTGGTCCTGCTGATCGCGTGCAAGACCTTGGTCTACGGGCTCTCGCTGAGCGCATTTCGTGGTGGGCCGGTGTTCCCGGCGATGTTCATCGGAGCGGCCCTCGGTATTGCTGCGAGTGGATTGCCCGGAATGGATCTCGCATCAGGGATCGGCATGGGCATGGGAGCCATGTGCGCGGCCATGCTGCGGCTGCCGTTGACGTCCACGCTGCTGGCCACGCTACTGCTGGGAGTGGACGGTGTGGCCGTGACACCCCAGGTGGTGGTGGCTGTGGCGGTGGCCTTCGTGATCACCACTGTGCTCCCGGTCCCGGGCCCGAGGGCGTCCGTGGCGCCTGACGATGTCGGCAGCGTCCAACATTGGGCTCCCTCGAGGGCCGACCATGCAACTGAGATCTCGAAGGTGAGCCGTTCGACCATACAGGGCCGGTGGATCGCCTGGTTGTTCATCATTGGCTCCAGCCTGTTCGCCTTGGGTGCGGTGCCGTTGTACGCCGAGGCCGTGGGATTGCGCTTGGGTGCAGCCACATTTTTCGTTGGTTCGCTGTTCTTCACCTCTGCGGCGTTCCTGCAGTACCGCGGAGCCGTCGAGGCGCTCCCGGCCGTGGGTGCCACGCGGCGCCATTCGTTTTGGGTATGGGCGCCGCATAATCTCGGTTGGCTCGCCGCCGCGGTTCAACTTGCCGGCACGCTGTGGTTCAACTGGAGTACGGCAAACGCATTGCAGCTCAATCTCAGTGCGGAGCTGGCCGAGCAGCGGGTGTGGCGACCCGATGCCCTGGGTTCAATCGCTTTCCTCATTGCAAGCGGTGTGGCGTTGCGAGATGCCGGTCGCGCCATTGCCGGCCGGCGATGGCATCGGACGTGGAAGATCGCGGTGATCAACGTGGCCGGCTCTGTTGCGTTCGGCATCTCAGCTGTCGCGGCCTTTGTCATACCGTCGAGCGGCGATGTCTGGAACGCCGAGCTGTCCAATCTCGGCACATTCGTGGGAGCCCTGTGCTTCCTCACCGGCGCGATTCTGATGCTGCGTCCAGAATCCACCGACGCCCCGGTTCCCGCGGACCGGGGAACGCATCCGTAA